Below is a genomic region from Candidatus Neomarinimicrobiota bacterium.
AGCTAATTCAGACGGTGTTCAAACTTTCGAGAATACATCAATCCTGATTGAAAATGGACGAATTGCAGCAATTGGTGAAGGCAATGCTGACCATATAATCGATTGTGGTGGAAAAATGGTTACGGCGGGATTTGTTGATTCACATACCCATCCAGTATTCTATAATAAACGTGACGAAGAATATGCCATGCGACTGGCGGGTTCATCCTACGAAGAAATTGCCGAAAAGGGCGGTGGAATTATATCCAGTGTGGAAGGTGTAAGAAATGCATCTAAAGAAGAATTAAAAGAAAAAGTAGCATCCCGAATGGATCGTTTCATTTCAATGGGAACCACAACAGTCGAAGCGAAGTCTGGTTATGGTCTGGATGCTGAGTCCGAATTAAAATCTCTCCATGTGATAGATTCCGTTAATCAATCTCATTCCATTGAAATGATACCCACTTTTATGGGTGGTCATTCCTTTCCAAAAGAATTTGTCAATAATCGTGATTCTTATATTGATCTTCTGTGTGATGAAATGATTCCTGCTGTTGCGGCCCAGGGTATCGCCCTATTTAATGATGTATTTTGTGAAAAGGGCTATTTTACGGTTGAACAATCAAAACGGATTTTAGAAGTGGGTAAGAAACATGGTTTAAAACCACGCCTCCATGCGGATGAATTTGTCGATTCCGGCGCAGCTGAATTGGCGGGTGAAGTGGGCGCATTTTCAGCTGATCACCTCATGGCAGTGAGCGA
It encodes:
- a CDS encoding imidazolonepropionase — encoded protein: MKNHQSTIQNSKSTILTNVGCLVTANSDGVQTFENTSILIENGRIAAIGEGNADHIIDCGGKMVTAGFVDSHTHPVFYNKRDEEYAMRLAGSSYEEIAEKGGGIISSVEGVRNASKEELKEKVASRMDRFISMGTTTVEAKSGYGLDAESELKSLHVIDSVNQSHSIEMIPTFMGGHSFPKEFVNNRDSYIDLLCDEMIPAVAAQGIALFNDVFCEKGYFTVEQSKRILEVGKKHGLKPRLHADEFVDSGAAELAGEVGAFSADHLMAVSEDGIRTLSQNDVVATLLPGTTFFLGKSSYAPARKLINAGITVALATDFNPGSCHIQSMPFIMSLACMHLDMTVEEALQSATYSGAKALGLDNEIGSIEVGKRADLILWEIDSLLDIPYYVSNHPIGRVLKNGKVVFGA